A genomic stretch from Limanda limanda chromosome 11, fLimLim1.1, whole genome shotgun sequence includes:
- the mal2 gene encoding protein MAL2 yields MSEQPAANPAATSFPAPTISLPLGLEVLRTYSGALVCLEILFGGLVWILVASSNVPVPLLQGWVMAVSVTTFFLSSAYLVILVTGLADRINTDWNFLDVFYHFMALLFYFAAFVLEAAITAARGEAPNNSTECGGCFVHPRGNILTVLNETQYGINVAATIFAFIVTLCYGCSMVMGFKRWIV; encoded by the exons atgtcGGAACAACCAGCCGCGAACCCCGCTGCCACCTCGTTCCCTGCCCCGACGATCTCTCTCCCCCTGGGGCTGGAAGTACTGAGGACTTACTCTGGAGCTCTGGTCTGCTTAGAAATA TTATTTGGGGGTTTAGTATGGATCCTGGTGGCCTCCTCCAACGTGCCCGTGCCTCTCCTGCAGGGCTGGGTGATGGCTGTCTCCGTCACCACCTTCTTCCTTTCCTCCGCCTACCTCGTGATCCTCGTCACCGGCCTGGCTGACCGCATCAACACCGACTGGAACTTCTTG GATGTGTTTTACCATTTCATGGCTCTGCTGTTCTACTTCGCCGCCTTCGTGTTGGAGGCAGCGATCACGGCAGCAAGAGGAGAAGCCCCCAACAACAGCACTGAATGTGGGGGGTGTTTTGTACACCCTCGAGGCAACATATTGACAGTCCTGAATGAAACGCAGTACGGTATTAATGTGGCAGCCACG ATATTTGCATTCATAGTGACGCTATGCTATGGCTGCAGTATGGTGATGGGCTTCAAGAGGTGGATTGTGTAA
- the LOC133014813 gene encoding uncharacterized protein LOC133014813: protein MMKLMEEESNASLRVQNWQRHLEKYKDPEFLPQLNLYNLVWEVSNSLKKRDIEFEARQFLESPKTIPPQFRDPRIISFAQEFSSILKEQQKQPLTSKRLSPPKVVLQVVPKVLQGFWLPPEDTCLNMPSQHLSVLAVSLTQAVDDKVSKLLPSLLHEVSFTRSTRDKLVKSIQDSVRRSFTRLVLMEKISCFAVDLMNSITTIASNNICELFQL, encoded by the exons ATGATgaagctgatggaggaggagagcaatGCATCGCTGAGAGTGCA gAACTGGCAGCGTCATCTGGAGAAATACAAAGACCCTGAGTTCCTCCCACAGCTCAATCTGTACAATCTG GTCTGGGAGGTGAGCAACAGTTTGAAGAAGAGGGACATTGAGTTTGAGGCACGACAGTTCCTCGAGTCTCCAAAGACCATTCCTCCTCAGTTCAG AGATCCCAGGATCATCAGTTTTGCTCAGGAGTTCTCCAGCatcctgaaggagcagcagaagcagcccCTCACCTCCAAACGCCTGAGCCCACCAAAGGTGGTGCTGCAGGTGGTGCCTAAGGTCCTTCAGGGCTTCTGGTTGCCTCCTGAAGACACCTGCCTGAACATGCCGTCTCAGCACCTCAGTGTTCTGGCTGTTAGCCTGACCCAAGCAGTTGATGACAAGGTCTCCAAACTTCTGCCCTCACTGCTCCATGAAGTCAGCTTCACCCGCTCCACCAGGGACAAACTAGTCAAGTCGATCCAGGACAGTGTTAGACGGAGCTTCACTCGCCTCGTCCTGATGGAGAAGATTAGCTGCTTTGCAGTAGATCTGATGAATTCCATCACCaccattgcatcaaataacatCTGTGAGCTGTTTCAGCTATAG
- the LOC133014436 gene encoding uncharacterized protein LOC133014436 produces MPIKELFQTRCYKMSQQSCWHSISYMGHTAVMTELLRLQENNQLPSSVSGEDMIKLMEEESNASLRVQNWQHQLEEYKDPEFLPQLNLYNLVWEVSNSLKKRDIEFEARQFLKSPKTIPPQFRDPRIISFAQEFSSILKEQQKQPLTSKRLSPPKVVLQVVPKVLQGFWLPPEDTCLNMPSQHLSVLAVSLTKAVEDKVSELLPSLLHEVSFTRSTRDKMVKSIQDSVRRSFTRPVLMEKISCFAVDLMNSITTIASNNICELFQL; encoded by the exons ATGCCCATCAAG GAATTGTTTCAAACGCGTTGTTATAAGATGTCCCAGCAGTCCTGCTGGCATAGCATCTCCTATATGGGACAT ACTGCAGTTATGACTGAGCTGCTGAGACTTCAGGAGAACAACCAGCTCCCGTCATCAGTGTCTGGTGAAGACATGATTaagctgatggaggaggagagcaatGCATCGCTGAGAGTGCA gAACTGGCAGCATCAGCTGGAGGAATACAAAGACCCTGAGTTCCTCCCACAGCTCAATCTGTACAATCTG GTCTGGGAGGTGAGCAACAGTTTGAAGAAGAGGGACATTGAGTTTGAGGCACGACAGTTCCTCAAGTCTCCAAAGACCATTCCTCCTCAGTTCAG AGATCCCAGGATCATCAGTTTTGCTCAGGAGTTCTCCAGCatcctgaaggagcagcagaagcagcccCTCACCTCCAAACGCCTGAGCCCACCAAAGGTGGTGCTGCAGGTGGTGCCTAAGGTCCTTCAGGGCTTCTGGCTGCCTCCTGAAGACACCTGCCTGAACATGCCGTCCCAGCACCTCAGTGTTCTGGCTGTTAGCCTGACCAAAGCAGTTGAGGACAAGGTCTCCGAACTTCTGCCCTCACTGCTCCATGAAGTCAGCTTCACCCGCTCCACCAGGGACAAAATGGTCAAGTCGATCCAGGACAGTGTTAGACGGAGCTTCACTCGCCCCGTCCTGAtggagaagatcagctgctttgCAGTAGATCTGATGAATTCCATCACCaccattgcatcaaataacatCTGTGAGCTGTTTCAGCTATAG
- the LOC133014569 gene encoding uncharacterized protein LOC133014569 encodes MTELLRLQENNQLPSSVSGEDMMKLIEDQCKSSLRVQNWQRQLEEYKDPEFLPQLNLYNLVWEVSNSLKKRDIEFEARQFLKSRKTRPPHFSNPVIIRLAQEYSSILKEQQKQPLTSKRLGPLEVVLEVAPKVLQGFWLPPEDTCLNMPSQHLSVLAVSLTKAVDDKVSKLLPSLLREVSFSRSTRDKLVQSIQDNVRTSFTPAVLMEKISCFAVDLMNCISTIASNKICELFQPQISTKEPNTVAQEVKKEPHQESAFTPPPPAPPVTPPAEPAVVLGGEGLSQVPTIPPDTVTPVIDNMKTTKEKSNAPKGIYKPIKELFQTPIYEVSQQCCWQTDSYIVETAVMTELLRLQENNQLPSSVSGEDMMKLIEDRCKSSRMQYWEFQLEPYYNPEFLPQLNLYNLVWEVSNSLRKRDIEFEARQFLKSPKTRPPKFRDPGIISFAQEFSSILKEQQKQPLTSKRLGPLEVVLEVAPKVLQGFWLPPEDTCLNMPSQHLSVLAVSLTQAVDDKVSKILPSLLLEVSFTRSTRDKLVKSIQDSVRRIFTPPSLMEKISCFAVDLMNSITTIASNKICELFQPQISTKEPNTVAQEVKKEPHQESAFTPPPPASPTT; translated from the exons GAGAGTGCA gAACTGGCAGCGTCAGCTGGAGGAATACAAAGACCCTGAGTTCCTCCCACAGCTCAATCTGTACAATCTG GTCTGGGAGGTGAGCAACAGTTTGAAGAAGAGGGACATTGAGTTTGAGGCACGACAGTTCCTCAAGTCCCGAAAGACCAGGCCTCCTCACTTCAG TAATCCCGTGATCATCAGATTGGCTCAGGAATACTCCAGCatcctgaaggagcagcagaagcagcccCTCACCTCCAAACGCCTGGGCCCACTAGAGGTGGTGCTTGAGGTGGCGCCTAAGGTCCTTCAGGGCTTCTGGCTGCCTCCTGAAGACACCTGCCTGAACATGCCGTCCCAGCACCTCAGTGTTCTGGCTGTTAGCCTGACCAAAGCAGTTGATGACAAGGTCTCCAAACTTCTGCCCTCACTGCTCCGTGAAGTCAGCTTCAGCCGCTCCACCAGGGACAAACTGGTCCAGTCGATCCAGGACAATGTTAGAACCAGCTTCACTCCCGCTGTCCTGATGGAGAAAATCAGCTGCTTTGCAGTAGATTTGATGAATTGCATCTCTAccattgcatcaaataaaatCTGTGAGCTGTTTCAGCCACAGATTTCAACAAAGGAGCCAAACACTGTTGCTCaagaggtgaagaaggagcCTCATCAGGAGTCAGcattcactcctcctccaccagctcctcctgtgactcctcctgctgagcctGCTGTGGTCCTGGGGGGTGAGGGTCTCTCTCAAGTACCCACCATCCCACCAGATACTGTGACTCCTGTCATagacaacatgaagacaacaaaGGAGAAATCCAACGCCCCCAAAGGCATCTACAAGCCCATCAAG GAATTGTTTCAAACGCCCATTTATGAGGTTTCCCAGCAGTGCTGCTGGCAAACCGACTCCTACATTGTCGAG ACTGCAGTTATGACTGAGCTGCTGAGACTTCAGGAGAACAATCAGCTCCCGTCATCAGTGTCTggtgaagacatgatgaagctGATCGAGGATCGGTGCAAAAGCTCGAGAATGCA gtaTTGGGAGTTTCAGCTGGAGCCATACTATAACCCTGAGTTCCTCCCTCAGCTCAATCTGTATAATCTG GTCTGGGAGGTGAGCAACAGTTTGAGGAAGAGGGACATTGAGTTTGAGGCACGACAGTTCCTCAAATCTCCAAAGACCAGGCCTCCTAAATTCAG AGATCCCGGCATCATCAGTTTTGCTCAGGAGTTCTCCAGCatcctgaaggagcagcagaagcagcccCTCACCTCCAAACGCCTGGGCCCACTAGAGGTGGTGCTGGAGGTGGCGCCTAAGGTCCTTCAGGGCTTCTGGCTGCCTCCTGAAGACACCTGCCTGAACATGCCGTCCCAGCACCTCAGTGTTCTGGCTGTTAGCCTGACCCAAGCAGTTGATGACAAGGTCTCCAAAATTCTGCCCTCACTGCTCCTTGAAGTCAGCTTCACTCGCTCCACCAGGGACAAACTGGTCAAGTCGATCCAGGACAGTGTTAGACGGATCTTCACTCCCCCCAGCCTGAtggagaagatcagctgctttgCAGTAGATTTGATGAATTCCATCACCAccattgcatcaaataaaatCTGTGAGCTGTTTCAGCCACAGATTTCAACAAAGGAGCCAAACACTGTTGCTCaagaggtgaagaaggagcCTCATCAGGAGTCAGCAttcactcctccaccaccagcttctcct acaacatga